A stretch of the Limnothrix sp. FACHB-406 genome encodes the following:
- a CDS encoding class I SAM-dependent methyltransferase, with protein sequence MLGWSRHGAPGPAGTAAGDPPPIAPAMAQTLHDRLAAAGGQITFADYMALVLYDPQVGYYAGSGDRVGIGPQGDFVTSPHLCPDFAELLADQVAECWARLGCPSAFDLVEMGAGQGVMAADLLTHLRTAHPDCWAATTYRIVEISPALRAVQRSRLAACPAAGDRVVWVTWEAIAPNSITGCFVSNELVDAFPVHRVIWQGGQLQECYVTASEGHLSDCVGPLSTERLATYFQTLNIDFAQGAYPEGYCTEVNLAALDWLATLADRLRSGYLLTIDYGYDAQRFYHPSRSGGTLQCYTRHAHHNDPYWLPGQQDLTAHVDFSALQHWGEQQGLQTLGFTRQSLFLMALGLGDRLMALSQGGAIAQAINFQQILHRRDVLHRLIDPTGLGNFGVLIQAKNLPPGAIDSPLKGLQEPMGLGFM encoded by the coding sequence TTGCTAGGTTGGTCGCGCCACGGGGCCCCAGGCCCAGCCGGAACCGCGGCCGGAGATCCGCCCCCGATCGCCCCGGCCATGGCCCAGACCTTGCACGATCGCCTGGCTGCCGCCGGGGGACAAATCACCTTTGCCGACTACATGGCCCTGGTGTTGTATGACCCCCAGGTGGGCTACTACGCGGGATCGGGCGATCGGGTTGGCATTGGCCCCCAGGGCGATTTTGTCACCTCGCCCCACCTCTGCCCCGATTTTGCGGAACTGTTGGCCGATCAGGTGGCCGAATGTTGGGCAAGGCTGGGTTGTCCGTCTGCCTTTGACCTGGTGGAAATGGGAGCCGGCCAAGGGGTGATGGCGGCGGATTTGCTCACCCATTTGCGAACGGCCCATCCAGACTGTTGGGCCGCCACCACCTATCGAATTGTGGAAATTTCGCCGGCCCTCAGGGCTGTGCAGCGATCGCGCTTGGCGGCCTGTCCAGCGGCGGGCGATCGGGTCGTTTGGGTCACCTGGGAGGCGATCGCCCCCAACTCGATCACCGGCTGTTTTGTGTCCAATGAATTGGTGGATGCGTTCCCTGTTCATCGGGTGATTTGGCAAGGGGGGCAGCTCCAAGAATGTTACGTCACCGCCTCCGAAGGACACCTGAGCGATTGCGTGGGGCCCCTGTCCACGGAGCGGCTAGCCACCTATTTCCAGACCCTCAACATTGACTTTGCTCAGGGTGCTTATCCCGAGGGCTATTGCACAGAGGTGAACTTGGCCGCATTGGACTGGTTGGCAACCTTGGCCGATCGACTGCGATCGGGCTACCTGCTCACCATTGACTATGGCTACGATGCGCAGCGGTTTTACCACCCCAGCCGATCGGGCGGCACGCTACAGTGCTACACCCGCCACGCCCACCACAACGATCCCTACTGGTTGCCGGGCCAGCAGGACTTGACGGCCCACGTGGACTTCAGCGCCCTGCAACATTGGGGCGAACAACAGGGCCTGCAAACCCTAGGATTCACACGCCAAAGTTTGTTTTTAATGGCCCTTGGCTTGGGCGATCGACTAATGGCCCTCAGTCAGGGCGGGGCGATCGCCCAAGCGATCAATTTTCAGCAAATCTTGCACCGTCGAGATGTGTTGCACCGCCTCATCGATCCCACGGGTCTCGGCAACTTTGGAGTTCTGATTCAGGCCAAGAACCTCCCACCGGGGGCGATCGATTCTCCCCTCAAAGGCCTGCAAGAACCCATGGGTCTGGGCTTTATGTAG
- a CDS encoding BolA family protein → MVTPDRITTAIKANLPDAEIQLAGDGDHYEAIVVSAAFAGKSRVQQHQLVYGALNEDLRSGALHALALKTFTPESWAAQQATV, encoded by the coding sequence ATGGTCACGCCCGATCGCATCACAACTGCCATCAAGGCCAACCTGCCCGACGCAGAAATTCAGCTTGCGGGTGACGGCGACCACTACGAGGCGATCGTTGTCTCTGCGGCCTTCGCGGGCAAAAGCCGTGTCCAGCAACACCAACTGGTCTATGGCGCGCTGAATGAAGATCTCCGCAGCGGGGCGCTTCATGCCCTCGCCCTCAAGACCTTTACCCCCGAAAGCTGGGCCGCACAACAAGCCACCGTTTAG
- the grxD gene encoding Grx4 family monothiol glutaredoxin — protein sequence MTPETKQRIESLVQNNKVMLFMKGTKLMPMCGFSNTVVQILNAVGVPFESLNVLDEPDIREGIKEFSNWQTIPQLYIDGNFIGGADIAVELFNSGELQQLLEVAIAS from the coding sequence ATGACCCCTGAAACGAAACAACGCATCGAAAGCTTGGTGCAGAACAACAAAGTGATGCTGTTTATGAAGGGCACAAAATTGATGCCCATGTGCGGCTTTTCGAACACTGTGGTGCAAATTTTGAATGCGGTGGGTGTGCCCTTCGAGTCTTTGAATGTTCTGGATGAGCCAGACATTCGGGAAGGCATCAAGGAGTTTTCCAACTGGCAGACTATCCCGCAACTTTACATCGATGGCAACTTCATCGGTGGTGCTGATATTGCCGTTGAACTGTTCAACAGCGGCGAGCTGCAACAACTGTTGGAAGTCGCGATTGCTTCTTAA
- a CDS encoding glyoxalase-like domain protein gives MTLHPLMFAIFGLSLDTIFSTQGIMVLLLMAYGGAMWMFLSSAPKVHTIMVSDLEIARQFYEGDLELAVADVPLQYYYNYEQTLGATTIDPLYMAPSTFARVANPAPVPDGLWYQLKKNVQLHVIAGASLGDRNHQRHVCFDRDCLEQILLRIQVRGIRHKIRQELPLNFLVKDWSGRTLELTEAGQ, from the coding sequence ATGACCCTCCATCCCCTGATGTTTGCCATTTTTGGCCTGTCGTTGGATACGATTTTCTCTACCCAAGGCATCATGGTGCTGCTGTTGATGGCCTATGGGGGAGCCATGTGGATGTTTCTGTCCAGCGCGCCCAAAGTTCACACCATCATGGTGTCGGATTTGGAAATTGCCCGACAGTTCTATGAGGGAGATTTGGAATTGGCGGTGGCTGATGTGCCCTTGCAGTATTACTACAACTACGAACAAACCCTTGGGGCCACCACGATCGACCCGCTTTATATGGCCCCCAGCACCTTTGCGCGCGTTGCCAATCCGGCTCCTGTGCCCGATGGTTTGTGGTACCAACTCAAGAAAAATGTGCAGCTCCATGTAATTGCTGGAGCCAGTTTGGGCGATCGTAACCACCAACGCCACGTTTGTTTCGATCGCGACTGTCTAGAGCAAATTCTGTTGCGAATTCAGGTGCGGGGAATTCGGCACAAAATTCGCCAGGAGTTACCGCTCAATTTCTTGGTCAAGGATTGGTCGGGTCGCACCTTGGAATTAACCGAAGCGGGCCAGTAG
- a CDS encoding TIGR04168 family protein, translated as MTAVAPRPIHLAIIGDVHDQWTVDDAHALQGLGVDAALFVGDFGNEAVEITRAIAALPLPKAVILGNHDSWYSATPWGRKKCPYDRSREDRVQAQLDLLGAAHVGYGCLDWPELGLSVIGGRPFSWGGPNWSYGEFYRDRFAVTGMMDSADRIAQAAARATQPTLIFLGHNGPYGLGDQPESICGRDWQPLGGDFGDPDLRQAIRIAQQRHQQVALVTFGHMHHHLRHRKDRLRQATANDAQGTVYVNAAVVPRIREHDRGRLHHFVWVELLGGQVTRAASVWVNRTGAIDAAEAWLGQPPALQHPSTPLIPVP; from the coding sequence ATGACCGCCGTTGCCCCTCGCCCAATCCATCTCGCCATCATTGGCGATGTCCATGACCAGTGGACGGTTGACGATGCCCATGCGCTTCAAGGCCTAGGTGTGGATGCGGCGTTGTTTGTGGGTGACTTTGGCAACGAAGCGGTGGAAATTACCCGGGCGATCGCGGCGTTGCCTTTGCCCAAAGCGGTGATTCTGGGCAACCATGATTCCTGGTATAGCGCCACTCCTTGGGGCCGCAAAAAATGTCCCTACGATCGCAGCCGCGAAGATCGGGTGCAAGCGCAACTGGATCTGTTGGGGGCGGCCCATGTGGGCTACGGTTGCCTGGATTGGCCGGAGTTGGGGTTGAGTGTGATTGGGGGGCGGCCCTTTAGCTGGGGCGGCCCAAACTGGAGCTATGGGGAGTTTTACCGCGATCGCTTTGCCGTGACGGGCATGATGGATTCGGCCGATCGAATTGCCCAAGCGGCGGCCCGCGCCACTCAACCCACCCTCATTTTTCTGGGACATAACGGCCCCTATGGGCTGGGGGATCAACCGGAGTCGATTTGCGGGCGCGACTGGCAACCGCTCGGTGGCGATTTTGGCGATCCTGACCTGCGCCAAGCGATCCGCATTGCCCAACAGCGCCATCAACAGGTGGCTTTGGTCACCTTTGGCCACATGCACCACCACCTGCGCCACCGCAAAGATCGCTTGCGGCAGGCCACAGCCAACGATGCCCAAGGAACGGTGTATGTGAATGCGGCGGTGGTTCCCCGAATTCGAGAACACGATCGGGGACGGCTCCACCATTTTGTGTGGGTGGAATTGCTGGGCGGGCAGGTGACCCGGGCCGCTTCCGTTTGGGTCAATCGCACCGGGGCGATCGATGCTGCTGAGGCTTGGCTGGGGCAGCCCCCCGCACTTCAGCATCCATCAACACCGCTCATTCCGGTTCCTTGA
- a CDS encoding SirB1 family protein, giving the protein MEFSQARQAFLQEVRRPIEQIDLARAALYLAQEDYPGLVVESYLNQLDQMAAVVGDRLAGDRVPMRVIRAINQYLFTELEFSGNQSDYYDPRNSFFNEVLDRRLGIPITLSLVYLEIAKRLNFPMVGIGMPGHFIIRPDFEEAGIFVDAFAQGEILFPQDCADRLSSIYGQPVALKPQFLEPVDPHRFLVRMLTNLKAIYISRQDPIRAARVIEQILLIFPDAIQERRDRGLLYYQLERFTEARADLQAYLEAKPQAFDRAPIAALLDRLSDF; this is encoded by the coding sequence ATGGAATTTTCCCAAGCTCGACAGGCTTTTTTGCAAGAGGTTCGACGACCGATCGAGCAAATTGACCTAGCCCGAGCAGCCCTCTATCTTGCCCAGGAAGACTATCCGGGGCTGGTGGTGGAATCCTATTTAAACCAACTAGATCAGATGGCGGCGGTGGTGGGCGATCGACTGGCGGGCGATCGGGTTCCCATGCGGGTGATTCGGGCGATTAATCAATACCTCTTCACGGAATTAGAATTTAGCGGCAATCAATCGGATTATTACGATCCTCGAAATAGCTTTTTTAATGAAGTGTTGGATCGCCGTTTGGGCATTCCCATCACCCTTTCATTAGTCTATTTAGAAATTGCTAAGCGACTGAATTTCCCCATGGTGGGCATTGGAATGCCAGGCCACTTTATCATCCGCCCCGACTTTGAAGAGGCGGGGATTTTTGTCGATGCCTTTGCCCAGGGCGAAATTCTGTTTCCACAAGATTGTGCTGATCGCCTCAGTAGCATCTATGGGCAACCGGTCGCCCTCAAGCCGCAATTTTTGGAACCGGTGGATCCGCATCGTTTCCTGGTGAGAATGCTGACCAACCTCAAGGCAATCTACATCAGTCGGCAGGATCCGATCCGTGCAGCCCGAGTGATTGAGCAAATTCTGTTGATTTTTCCCGATGCGATTCAGGAGCGGCGCGATCGGGGACTGTTGTATTACCAATTGGAGCGATTTACCGAAGCCCGAGCTGATTTGCAAGCCTATTTGGAAGCAAAACCACAAGCGTTCGATCGGGCCCCGATCGCTGCCTTATTGGATCGTCTTTCGGACTTTTAA
- a CDS encoding pentapeptide repeat-containing protein, which produces MEAGRGLVGLGWALGLTVLASPASYGANPEHVQTLLLTRQCVQCDLTGASLVYANLSGANLMGSDLRGANLSRANLSQANLSGANLQSATLFGATLINAQLTNANLVSTDLREAVFFGADLSGATMTQALVIGAVGLPIEVATPRDRFNWGVYEADRRNFAGAINHYNQAIAQDPQFAEAYLNRAVARSHMADYGGAIGDGRVAAQLFAQANNPEQQALAEKFSDELERYVKKGGREQSEGNGVGISVLNFVRGVGSFLIPLLF; this is translated from the coding sequence ATGGAAGCTGGGCGTGGGCTGGTTGGGCTGGGCTGGGCATTGGGACTGACGGTGCTGGCCAGTCCTGCGAGCTATGGGGCCAATCCAGAGCATGTCCAAACACTGTTGCTCACGCGGCAATGTGTGCAATGCGATTTGACGGGGGCCAGCCTGGTTTATGCCAACTTGAGCGGCGCAAACCTGATGGGGTCTGACCTGCGGGGTGCAAATCTGAGCCGTGCCAACCTCAGCCAGGCCAACTTGAGCGGCGCAAATTTGCAGAGCGCCACCCTGTTTGGAGCCACGTTGATCAATGCTCAGTTGACCAATGCCAATTTGGTGAGCACGGATTTGCGGGAGGCGGTTTTCTTTGGGGCCGATCTCAGCGGGGCCACCATGACCCAAGCCCTGGTGATTGGGGCTGTGGGGTTGCCGATCGAGGTGGCCACGCCGCGCGATCGTTTCAACTGGGGCGTGTATGAGGCTGATCGACGCAACTTCGCCGGGGCCATTAATCACTACAATCAGGCGATCGCCCAGGATCCGCAATTTGCCGAGGCTTACCTAAACCGAGCCGTGGCGCGATCGCACATGGCGGACTATGGCGGGGCGATCGGGGATGGGCGAGTGGCGGCCCAGCTCTTTGCCCAGGCCAACAATCCCGAGCAGCAGGCATTGGCGGAAAAGTTTTCCGATGAATTGGAGCGCTATGTCAAAAAGGGCGGCCGTGAGCAGTCGGAAGGCAACGGAGTGGGAATTTCGGTGCTGAACTTTGTGCGCGGTGTTGGTTCTTTTCTAATTCCGTTATTATTTTGA
- a CDS encoding HU family DNA-binding protein, which translates to MNKGELIDKVAEKANVTKKQADQVLTAALDSIVEAVSSGEKVTLVGFGSFERRERKSREGRNPKTGQKMEIPATCVPAFSAGKLFKEKVAP; encoded by the coding sequence ATGAATAAAGGCGAGCTGATTGATAAGGTGGCCGAAAAGGCGAATGTCACCAAAAAGCAGGCCGATCAAGTGCTGACCGCAGCGCTCGACTCGATCGTGGAAGCGGTTTCGTCAGGCGAAAAGGTGACTCTGGTGGGGTTTGGCTCGTTTGAGCGCCGTGAGCGGAAGTCCCGCGAAGGCCGCAACCCCAAAACCGGCCAAAAGATGGAAATTCCGGCCACCTGTGTTCCCGCCTTTTCTGCCGGTAAGTTGTTCAAGGAAAAGGTTGCGCCTTAG
- a CDS encoding WecB/TagA/CpsF family glycosyltransferase encodes MAPRPLKATVLQLPVHLLDDYTQWLLDRRQEGGAQVVTLNAEMAIEGERNARLGETIRQADLCIPDGAGVALYLKLRGYRQVRRVPGIELAESVLTAFGRSPNAYGTVWCYGGQPGVAQAAAQAWEKRAPGIQFSGIYHGFLSEDERSTMVQAMREAQPGLILVALGVPRQEYWIAEHRHLCPNAIWIGVGGSFDIWSGTKERAPAWFCENNLEWLYRLYQEPWRWRRMLALPKFAWRALLETLRPQRSSSR; translated from the coding sequence ATCGCCCCGCGCCCGTTGAAGGCTACGGTGCTTCAGTTGCCGGTTCATCTGCTGGATGACTACACCCAGTGGTTGTTGGATCGGCGACAGGAGGGAGGCGCGCAGGTGGTGACCCTCAATGCGGAAATGGCGATCGAGGGGGAACGAAACGCCCGGTTGGGGGAAACGATTCGCCAAGCCGATTTGTGCATTCCCGATGGGGCCGGCGTGGCCCTATACCTGAAGCTGCGGGGCTATCGCCAAGTACGCCGGGTTCCGGGCATTGAGTTAGCAGAATCGGTGCTGACGGCCTTTGGTCGATCGCCCAATGCCTACGGAACCGTTTGGTGCTATGGCGGTCAACCGGGTGTTGCTCAGGCGGCGGCCCAAGCCTGGGAAAAACGGGCCCCCGGCATTCAATTTTCAGGGATTTATCACGGCTTTTTGAGCGAAGACGAGCGATCGACCATGGTGCAGGCCATGCGAGAAGCTCAACCGGGTCTGATTTTGGTGGCGCTGGGTGTTCCTCGCCAGGAATATTGGATTGCGGAACACCGCCACCTTTGTCCCAATGCCATTTGGATTGGTGTTGGGGGCAGTTTTGATATTTGGTCGGGCACGAAGGAGCGCGCGCCCGCCTGGTTTTGCGAAAACAATCTGGAATGGCTCTATCGGCTCTATCAAGAACCTTGGCGCTGGCGGCGAATGCTGGCTTTGCCGAAGTTTGCTTGGCGGGCGCTGCTGGAAACGCTACGCCCCCAGCGCTCCAGTTCTCGTTAA
- a CDS encoding U32 family peptidase — protein sequence MLSSLPDAQQSDVPCSKRPEDVVTASRPLGLPELLAPAGNWDCAKAAVENGADAIYFGLDRFNARMRAENFTEADLPELMAWLHRRGVKGYVTINTLIFTDELAEAERYLKSVIAAGVDAAIVQDVGLVRLIRHLSPDFPIHASTQMTITSAAGVTFARNLGCQLVVLARECSIREIEKIQTQLGDRGLSLPLEVFVHGALCVAYSGQCLTSEALGGRSANRGECAQACRMPYELVADGQVVDLGDRDYLLSPQDLSGLPVLSELVAAGVSCLKIEGRLKAPEYVASTTRIYRQALDRAVAAVAGWVDPAIQPLAPSRSQRQAQPITDSADRYELEMSFSRGLFTGWFEGINNQALVHGEYAKKRGAYLGEVVRVEGDWLWVRSTGLHLSPGDGIGLDGPGGEQGGRICEVREPGRSGELWGLRVDRFSRLDLRRVRSGDRLWKTSDPELEKRVRQTYAGEQPKFQRPIAIEFHGVLGQPATAIARDELGHIAQVVSTMPLAAAERQPLTAERLQDQFGRLGNTAFRLDRFEQQLSGEVILPASELNRMRRDLVAQLEQQRAQPPRWTLHATARSRDLWPAMGDRPAPKPAQLSVLVRNRAQLASAMAAGIDRLYCELEDPRQYRSLVEWFRTQKQSDQQTLWVAPPRIYKTGETWILQQVRNSNADGYLVRNYDHLSFFAQDRCMGDFSLNVANPIAASYFQQEFQLAGLTASYDLNADQLVDLLKACPPDWLEITIHQHMPMFHMEHCVFCAFLSTGTDHTNCGRPCEKQTVTLRDRAGVEHRLQADAGCRNTVFNGVAQTGAEVVQRLIASGARQFRLEFLNESPDRVSHSIARYQQLLRGEISGTELWQDLQLSSQLGVTRGTIGKRERSQSGR from the coding sequence ATGCTTTCTTCGTTGCCCGACGCTCAGCAATCCGATGTTCCATGCTCCAAGCGCCCAGAGGATGTGGTGACGGCTTCGCGGCCCTTGGGGCTGCCGGAGTTGTTGGCTCCGGCGGGCAATTGGGACTGTGCGAAGGCGGCGGTGGAAAACGGGGCCGATGCGATTTATTTCGGCCTCGATCGCTTCAATGCGCGAATGCGGGCCGAAAACTTCACGGAGGCAGATTTGCCGGAGCTGATGGCCTGGCTGCATCGGCGCGGGGTGAAGGGCTATGTGACGATCAACACGCTGATTTTCACCGATGAGCTGGCGGAGGCGGAGCGCTACCTGAAGTCGGTGATTGCGGCGGGGGTGGATGCGGCGATCGTGCAGGATGTGGGGTTGGTGCGGTTGATTCGGCATCTGTCGCCGGATTTTCCGATCCATGCTTCAACGCAAATGACGATCACCAGTGCGGCGGGGGTGACGTTTGCGCGGAATTTGGGTTGCCAGTTGGTGGTGTTGGCGCGGGAATGTTCGATTCGGGAAATTGAGAAAATTCAAACCCAGTTGGGCGATCGGGGCTTGTCTTTGCCGCTGGAGGTGTTTGTGCATGGGGCCCTTTGTGTGGCCTATTCGGGCCAATGCCTGACTAGTGAGGCGCTGGGTGGGCGATCGGCTAATCGGGGGGAATGTGCCCAGGCTTGTCGGATGCCCTATGAGTTGGTGGCCGATGGACAGGTGGTGGATTTGGGCGATCGGGACTATCTGCTCAGTCCCCAAGATTTGTCTGGGTTGCCGGTGCTGTCGGAGTTGGTGGCGGCGGGGGTCAGTTGCCTGAAAATTGAAGGCCGGTTGAAAGCGCCGGAATATGTGGCCAGCACCACAAGAATTTATCGCCAAGCGCTCGATCGGGCGGTGGCCGCCGTGGCCGGTTGGGTAGACCCGGCGATTCAGCCCCTTGCTCCATCGCGATCGCAGCGACAAGCGCAGCCCATAACTGACTCAGCCGATCGCTACGAATTGGAAATGTCCTTTTCTCGTGGTCTATTCACGGGCTGGTTTGAGGGCATCAACAATCAAGCGCTGGTGCATGGGGAATATGCCAAAAAGCGCGGGGCCTATTTGGGGGAAGTGGTGCGGGTGGAGGGCGATTGGTTGTGGGTGCGATCGACTGGTTTGCACCTCAGCCCTGGCGATGGCATTGGCCTGGACGGGCCCGGCGGCGAACAGGGCGGCCGCATCTGTGAGGTGCGGGAACCGGGACGATCGGGCGAGCTGTGGGGTTTGCGGGTCGATCGCTTCAGTAGGTTGGATTTGCGACGTGTGCGATCGGGCGATCGGCTGTGGAAAACTTCCGATCCGGAACTGGAAAAGCGGGTGCGCCAAACCTACGCGGGCGAGCAACCCAAATTTCAGCGCCCGATCGCCATTGAATTCCATGGGGTGCTGGGTCAGCCCGCCACCGCGATCGCCCGGGACGAGTTGGGCCACATTGCCCAAGTGGTGTCCACCATGCCCCTGGCGGCGGCCGAGCGCCAACCCCTCACGGCCGAGCGGCTGCAAGACCAGTTTGGCCGGCTGGGCAATACGGCTTTTCGGCTCGATCGCTTTGAGCAACAACTCAGTGGCGAGGTGATTTTGCCCGCCAGCGAGCTAAACCGGATGCGGCGAGACTTGGTGGCTCAACTGGAACAGCAGCGGGCCCAACCGCCCCGTTGGACGTTGCACGCCACGGCGCGATCGCGAGACCTTTGGCCCGCCATGGGCGATCGACCGGCTCCGAAGCCTGCCCAACTGTCGGTTTTGGTGCGCAACCGGGCCCAACTGGCCAGCGCCATGGCCGCCGGAATCGATCGGCTCTATTGCGAATTAGAAGATCCGCGCCAATATCGATCGCTAGTGGAATGGTTTCGCACCCAAAAACAATCGGATCAACAAACCCTTTGGGTTGCGCCCCCTCGGATTTACAAAACCGGTGAAACCTGGATTTTGCAGCAAGTTCGCAACAGCAATGCGGATGGCTATTTGGTGCGAAATTATGACCATCTCAGCTTCTTTGCCCAGGATCGCTGCATGGGAGATTTTTCGCTGAATGTGGCTAACCCAATCGCCGCTAGCTATTTTCAGCAAGAATTTCAACTGGCCGGACTCACAGCCTCCTACGATTTAAATGCCGATCAATTGGTCGATTTGCTGAAAGCCTGTCCTCCCGACTGGTTGGAAATTACGATTCATCAGCATATGCCCATGTTCCATATGGAGCATTGCGTTTTTTGTGCTTTTTTGTCCACCGGAACTGATCACACAAACTGCGGTCGTCCCTGCGAAAAACAAACGGTTACCCTGCGCGATCGAGCCGGGGTGGAGCATCGGTTACAGGCGGATGCGGGCTGCCGAAACACGGTGTTTAATGGGGTGGCACAGACGGGCGCAGAGGTGGTGCAACGGTTAATCGCATCCGGGGCCCGGCAATTCCGGTTGGAGTTTCTAAATGAATCGCCTGATCGGGTCAGTCACTCGATCGCCCGCTATCAACAACTCCTGCGGGGCGAAATTTCTGGCACTGAACTTTGGCAAGATTTGCAACTGTCCAGCCAACTAGGAGTCACGCGCGGCACGATCGGGAAACGAGAGCGATCGCAATCTGGCCGCTAG
- a CDS encoding STAS domain-containing protein, producing MDRLSIVQPFGILDGKQAGPFRQEVSDQVQSGMQHILVDFQDVSFMDSSGLGALVLALKTARSAGAKLYLCSINDQVKMLFDLTSMDRVFEIYPDQESFMEHFNSL from the coding sequence ATGGATCGCCTAAGCATCGTGCAGCCTTTCGGTATTTTGGACGGCAAACAAGCTGGCCCCTTCCGTCAAGAAGTGAGCGATCAGGTTCAATCAGGAATGCAACATATCCTGGTTGACTTTCAAGATGTGTCTTTCATGGATAGTTCGGGACTGGGGGCCCTGGTTTTAGCCTTGAAAACGGCTCGATCGGCCGGAGCCAAGCTTTATCTTTGCTCAATCAATGACCAAGTGAAGATGCTGTTTGACCTGACAAGTATGGATCGGGTATTTGAAATCTATCCCGACCAGGAGTCGTTCATGGAGCATTTCAATTCCCTTTAA
- a CDS encoding sensor histidine kinase KdpD, which produces MPVAPMPPIAAGTYPGLHAEMAEVAANSLDAEKDAESADASADANAQDADPSNVEPSNIDQVQNTSPPNADTSALAAAYHLAKQWGAFQAGFLARTAHELRSPMSSAIGLHQMILNDLCDDLEEERQCVADANQAAQRMVNLLDRLIEVSKFNSGAIEPDFQVVALSLILDDVEGLTYLQAANRNIGLDFEEPPEVDVWVDSKRMRQALALVVDGLITQLAQIGDKGPITLRTSVIEQTVQIQIQTTCALETWSDPIDLMDLGMSVAHSVADLRAMAAHSQLSPMMGLWVAQLAIESMDGQLTATSSENGMELLCKVSLA; this is translated from the coding sequence TTGCCAGTCGCGCCCATGCCGCCGATCGCGGCGGGAACCTATCCTGGGCTCCATGCGGAAATGGCTGAGGTTGCAGCCAACTCACTGGATGCCGAAAAAGATGCTGAAAGTGCCGATGCCAGTGCCGATGCCAATGCCCAGGATGCTGATCCATCCAACGTCGAGCCATCCAACATCGATCAAGTCCAAAACACCAGCCCGCCAAATGCGGACACTTCAGCCTTAGCTGCTGCCTATCATTTGGCGAAACAGTGGGGTGCGTTTCAGGCGGGATTTTTGGCCCGGACAGCCCATGAGTTGCGATCGCCCATGAGCAGCGCGATCGGGCTGCACCAAATGATTTTGAACGATCTGTGTGATGACTTGGAGGAGGAACGCCAGTGCGTGGCCGATGCCAACCAAGCGGCTCAACGGATGGTGAATTTGCTCGATCGCCTGATTGAAGTGTCCAAATTTAATAGCGGAGCCATTGAGCCAGATTTTCAGGTTGTTGCCCTGTCCCTCATTTTGGATGATGTGGAAGGGTTGACCTATTTACAGGCGGCAAACCGCAACATTGGCTTGGATTTTGAGGAACCGCCCGAGGTGGATGTGTGGGTGGATTCCAAACGAATGCGCCAGGCCTTGGCATTGGTGGTGGATGGTTTGATCACACAGCTTGCCCAGATTGGCGACAAGGGGCCAATTACCCTGCGCACCTCCGTGATTGAGCAGACGGTTCAGATTCAAATCCAAACCACCTGTGCGCTGGAAACCTGGAGCGACCCGATCGACTTGATGGATCTGGGAATGTCCGTTGCCCACAGTGTGGCCGATCTGCGGGCGATGGCGGCCCACAGTCAGCTATCACCGATGATGGGCCTGTGGGTGGCTCAGTTGGCGATCGAGTCGATGGATGGGCAATTAACGGCTACTTCAAGCGAAAACGGCATGGAACTGCTCTGCAAGGTTTCCTTGGCTTAG